The segment GAGGAGGGGAAGTCAACGAAGTAAAAGATCATGCAAATCAATGTGAAAATGACAGAGGAGATGAGATGAGTGTTTCCATCACTTTGCAGGACATTATATTGACATTCATTTTTCAGATTTGTGGTACAAACCCAGCAAACGTCTCACTGATTATAATTATTGCATGTGTGCTCCGAGTTTCTCTTTCAGTGACAAAATATATGCATCGACGAACATTCATGCACCACTAGGGACACTGAAGTTTCCTGAAGTTGCCTCTTAATTAAAGCAGCCTATAGAACTGGACCTGTTACCAAATTATACCCTATACCAAACTTTTGGactatgcatttttttttaattgcatgaCTGCAATTCATGTTAACATATTATCTTGtttggaaaaacagatttacttTATCTTCCAAAAGCTTCAGTCACATGATAACAGTTAACCTTTATCCAGTGTGACTTCACCGAAGCAGAAAGAACTTGCTTCCGCATCTGCTCCTGAAGTTCCAGCCATAATCATTTCTCCAGGAGCGCCCGAGGCAACAAAGTGGATACTGACCtttaagtttgttttcattgttgtcCCATTTAAAGCTCATCAGCCTTGAtctgtacaaaaacaatgtACCCAAGACTGCACTTTAGTTAGTTCATTATGATTAAGTCGTCAAACAAATCTTCTGTTTACCTTGTCCTCCTCCATGTGATTGATATTCATTTcctgcatttcattttttctcatttttgtccTTCTTTCCATTTATAATCACCTCTCTTCTCCGTCTTCTTTACCTGCCCCccttctctgcatttatccTCCCCCAGCCACTCATTTACAGGGTGTGgaggagaataaaaacaagtttaatgTACAATAAtacatcactgcatggctggtGTACCAGACGGCATCTATTTTGTGAAGCTGTTGTGTTCACTTACCAGCGCTGGGACTAATTATTGCAAATGGCAGCTGCTGAAAGGAGTATTAATGTCTCCTTTCTGCATGAATAGGTCCAATATTATGGGCCGATGAGAAGTATAGTCACAGGCTAAACTTTGAAGAGAATGAGAGTGACAAGTTAAAGGCAAAACCTGAATTGCGTCTGAATTGCTCGGTAAGCTCCATGAATCCAACTTAAATTTTAATTAGCTGTCCTTTACTAAAGGGACAGTAATCACCATCCATCTTGCAGTCCAATAACATCAACCTGGAGTAATTGGACCTCTGGCTCGAGAGGTCAACACAGGTGAACCACAATGTGTTTAGTAGATCTAGTATTTAGCCAGGCtagattaaattaaagttttggggttttttttaaatgataatatgGGATAAATTACACTGACAGCATTTTGTCAAATAATGAAGCAAAAAGGTAAAACTGATAAATAATTCCCCACTGTCAAACTGAGGACACTAATGACACAGACATATGAGATATGGCTCATATTATTGGTACACTGGAACAGCTATTCAAATGCCTCCATCCATCAGTTTATGTTAGTACGTGTTAAGACTGGAATTTCTCAACAAACCTATGgacattgttttaaatgtattgacCCTATGGTTTGTCATCTAATGCCATATTAAATAGgagcaaatgaaataataagaaagagaagaagaagaaggatgaCATTCAGGATGCCGTCTGCTGTAAAACATCAATGCAAAACATAGTTTTCTAATCATAAGGTCATCATTTTCCTATAAAATGTGCATATAGACGTTACTATTACTGAAAATTTGATTGACGCGTTCATGATTCTCTATAGTGCAAAAATGATGTTTAGACATCACTTGCACTGGACACCAAAGTGtcccccctctcttcctccattACTAACTAAATTCTAGTCTTTCACTAGAACAGCACAGACAACAATTGtggaaaacaacattatttcatctAAAAAATATTGCCAAACTCTGCCCCGACCTCTGCCTGTCCGATGCTGAGAGGCTGTTCAAACGCATTTGTCTCCTCCAGGCTTGACTACTGTAATGCTCTCCTTGTCAGGATTCCTGGCAGGAGCCTCCAAAGCCTCCAGGACATCCAAAACAGCGCTGCCAGGATCCTGACAAGGAGATTAAAATATGACCACATCACCCATGAACTCCACCCCCCTCAATGGATCAGATGTGACGGTTGAATACAAACTCACATGTTTACATAGCAACACACCGGACTGTCTCAAAATCACATCAATAGCTTTCTTATGGACTTTTATTATCTTATATTATCTTACATAGCTCtaactatttattttacattgtatgtgtgtatatgttttactGTTGCACTTTGAGgtgtgttttttcaaatgaaaagtgcaatataaataaagtgacaGATTATCTGTTAATTTGCttatcttttttctctccctatgtctattctctgtctttttgcaatcaaataaaagtttaaatgcagaattttgttggataaaaataaaaatgtttagcACTTGGCTCAAAACCAGCTGTGTCTAAGTACAGACTTATCATATTAAAACCATTAAACCTCTTTGTAATGTGACCATTACCTTTGGTGAAGGTGGAAGAATAATGCCAATGAAATGGATTCTAGCTTTATCTTGACGTCTTGATTTATGCTGCATTCAAAGTCGGGAttgcttaaaaaataaatatactgtagGTGTTGACATGTAATCAGTAGTTGCATGTCAACTGCccaacacaagaaaataaagaaaatgttaagaGACGACACATGAATTGAAGGAAAATCTCATCTGCTGCACCCACTGATGCAATGTGACATCATTCTAAAGTCATACCATGTCAtatgtcaaataaatatatttatttgccATAATATTCCACATTATAATAAGCATGCACCACACAGGTCACACCAGTCTGTCAGAGTTTGAGAGGTTTATGGCACCAGGCACTGACTAAATATGTTCGGGGTCATTAAAATGTGAGATTCGGGGGAAGAAGGAAATCAAAAAGTGTGAGTtagagagatggagacagaacAGCAGGAGGGATAGCGATATGGAAGTGTTGAGAGATCGACGGAAGGATCCATCAGACAGAGAGTTAGAATTGTGCATAGGCAATTTTTTCCTGCTGCAGGGTTTCTCAGACATTTCCTCCCAGATTGATTCAGAACTGCCTCCGGATATAACAGTGCAGTTGCAGTGGTGGGTGTACATTTGAAGTTCTGATGTTGTCTtgagaatgtttgtgtgtgtgcgctgagtccaatgtttgtgtgtgtccactgtggaCTGATGTGTTTGAGTACATGTCTTTATATGGTGGAAAGAACGATTTTGGTTTAAAACCATTGATGTAAGTgcattttgtggacattttggtcACCAAGGTTAATTGGTTATGGTAAAATGAAGTTTTAGGATAAGAGCTGAATTCAATACTTTAAAATACGTTTAAAATAACCATCTACCGTGAATATTGAATGAATTTTGATAAACATACTGTTTCAGTTTTCTGTAACGTTTCCAGCTTGTAGCCACTTCCTCCTCTGTTGTTAGAGAGAGACCCCTATTGGGCAAGACTACTCATTACAGTCATGATGACGTATTTCCGTTTCCGGCGTAAACAAACTGTTCAAAATGGCAAACTTTCACGAGCAGAGCAGATATGACAATTAGTCAACAGTGAACTCACCGCACACCATTATGAGCGAATCGAGAGGGAAGGGAAAGTTTGTCCGTTACTACTGCACCGCCGGTAATGGAATGGAACCCTTTTTAACCGACGAAGTGAAAAGGAAGCTGGCAGCTGAAAATGTGAGTATATCATGGAAGCTTTCATACAAGACCATTATTAGCCTATGGAGCCTTACACAACGTGCCTTTTATGTGTCTATGTCGAAattcatgattcattttaacattCTATTTATCACTTTTCCGATTTACTGATTACTTTTGGTTTAGAGAAAGTCACTGTTTCCTATCTCAAATCCCTTGGTTTGTCCACAAAAATATGTAGTTTACTCTCACAGAACagcaaataaaccacaaaacattcacatttaagagacTGAAATCACGGATTTTCTTTAAACAAACTTATCAATTTAGTCGGCCATTCATTTCGTAGTcattagtaatcaattaattggtGTTGTATTAGTTTGTAAATTCATAGTGTGGCATTGGCTTGGGTGATTAATGTATTAGTACATCCAAGCATTACGAGTGTGTCAGCCCTCTAAAGATAGACTGGCCAGCACTAGATCTAATCTGATTCAAAGATTCATTTGTCATATGCTTAAAATAATATATGCATAAGAGGTGATGCTGAGGGTGTGGGGGGTATTTGATGGTATAATCAGCTAACAGGGGTTGATAAGATATGTATTTAATATGTGTCCAGGTGTGTCAGATGCCAGGCAAAGTGTTGTTCAGCTCCACTGAAGCAATCGACAAAATCATTAAGCTAAAGGCTGCAGAGAGACTCTTCCTCCTGCTGAAACACGACTCACCGGTGAGACTTCCTGCCCACGCTAGCCCAGGTACTTGACTCACACATCTGACGCATACATATGTGTATTTCTATACATGTGGGTTGCTTTCTAACATACTTTTCATTGCTCATAAAACAGTTTGAATTTAATACGGATTTTCATTATATTCATCTGGGCAGTGCAAACACTCAAATTATTGATTAAATCACCTTAGGTAGTAATGTAATCACAATCACGATCCAATTTTGAGTGAATGTGCAATGACAAaacattctgattctgaaaaatCCAATTAATAGTCATGATTTTTGTGCTGACTTTTGATTTGTGCTCTCTGTGATTTTCATAGGAAAGGCAGCCTCTGTCCTGCAGTCTACACTGTTGGGTGACAGGAACCAATGGACCAGTGCTGTAATGACATGGAGCCGCCTAAAGGGGGAGCTAGCTGACAAACAAATTACTGTTGATGCTTCAAGCCTTGTGAGGGATGAGATcagtgagagggaggagaggagggggagtgcAGAACagatgggagaggaggagagggccCATGTGGAGACTGGAAAGAGTgcaggagagcagagggaggaggaaagtaAGACCAGGAGGCTGAAGAGTGCTGACGAAAGAGATGCACACACTctggaaaagaagagaaaaaaagagatggtACAAAGAGTGGACGAGTTCAGCAGTGATGAAGATAAAGGCCAAGTACTGAAGAAAAAGATGAAGATGGTTGTTGACGGCACTGAGGATAATGAAGAACAAGGTAatcagtttctttgtttttttttacttcagtagTATATACTTTTCTAATTTCCTTTTCTGATTTATCTTCTTCCTTTAAGCAAAGTCCAACAGGGAAGAAGACAAGGCACTACTGCAACCCAGCAAGATCAAACCAGGCTTTACTTCCTCTGATCCAGTGACCTTCAGGATCAGCTGCAAGTGTACCGGATCTCTGTCTCGATGCTTCAGCAGCACACAGGTAGAAGAATTGAAAAAGCACACAACAAAGCAGTGTAAAGTCGAACTGTTGTCTCTTGCAGGTTTACAAAGTCATACTAAAACTGCACATTGTTAGGctttataaacacaaaaatctgtgtttaaagtATGTCGAACAGGTCAGACcatgcacatgcatacatacagcATACATACAACAACCCTTCGATTCTGACAGAAAACATCCATCCTCACCTGACGTATGAGTTTGATAAATAACTTTATATTTTGTACgtttgtaaatatatatatgtatgtatgtatgtatgtgtgtgtatatatatatatatatatatacgtatatacacatatgtatatgtatatatatatatatgtatgtatgtatgtgttatatatatatatatatatatatatatatatatatatatatatatatatatatgtatgtttatatatatatatgtactgtatatatatgtacaaacgtacatatatgtatgtataaatacataatattttatgttttcaggAGGTGAATAAAGTGATTGGGCTGGGCTTGGGCAGACTGCTGGGCTGGAAGACTGATCTGAAAAATCCACAACTGgaggtaaaaacattttttacagtttgaaTTGTATTGACTTTATACTGTAGGTGGGTTGTGACCGTGATAAAGTGTTAATAATGTCGCATGTGTAACAACTGAAATACTCTACATGCACAGTTATTAGGCCAGCTGTATTCCAAGAAGGttaattttattgtttaacaAATACAGTCAATCCAAACTATTAATAAACCTCAAACCTGAATATATAACAAAGAACCCTTGCTAAATGACCGTGGGAATAATGCACAACGTATGGACATCTtggggggtgtttataggtcacatcttcgggcttaaaaaaaattactcaTCTTAGGTGtatgttgagtcaaagttatgatttattttatatcgcataaaaaaaaaaccggGAGGAGTGAAAATTGTGCAGAAGTCTCAAAATAgattcataaaaacgagccaagcgaactgTGAAGtgtccaaatttcacaaattcaatcaattaaaacatttttgagtactttttgcacAGGtctgtttatatagttggtggaaatgaaagagaaaattTCATCAAATTGAGtatagattgtgctgaaaaaaacaatataagacactatattacacattcttatagcctctgcatgtacattttaacatagtaatggaaaaaagcagcctaaattatctgtgttctaagggttaaattatGTTCTACGGGCCCCTTTTGTCTCAggtaaagaataataattatgcaCACTATGATAGAGGGTATTGATCACTTTAGGCCACACCCTCCCTcattacataaatacacatcacCTGATAATGTTTAAAACCAATCAACATTCAATACGATAAGCTTAAAATACTCACTTGCCTAATCATTGTGCATGCAGTGTAGTTTCTTTGGGTAGCAGCGAAGACTGAAACTCTCTGATGTCCTTTATGACCTGTTCTTTCTAATGTAATACCATTGGTTGTTTGTACTTGCaggtaaatgtttatttgagtGACGACCACTGTCTGCTGGGGATCCCACTGACCAGGTAACCGACTGAAACTGTTTCCCCCACACTTAACAATTAACATAACCAGTCTGTAGTAACAGCATGGATTACTGACTCTGTGGTTCCTTCTCAAATTATTGTATCCAGTGTTGAAACTTAGACCTGTGTCTAATTGGAGCTTTCACTTATTTGACATGCCGCCATAAGTAAGGGGTcccatttcttttcttcaggTTGCCTCTGGCTAACCGGAGCTACATTAAAACCACAGGACTGAGGGCGACAGTAGCCTGGGCTATGGCCTCACTGGCTCAGATACAGGTACATGTACATTTCATGGCTACTGGATCATATGGACTGTAAAAACATGCCAATGTGTTGTAGCCATCAAAGCCTTCATCAGGGCCAACATACAACATTGCTATTCTTGGGCTGTTTATACCTAGTAGTCATGAGATCAGAATTGCACTTACATTATCATCTATTCTATACTGTTGCTTGTATTTGTAATTCAAAAGACATTGTTTACACTCTCTAAATGAGACAATTCTGCTAAATCTGTCCTCATTTAACTGTCTTTTAACAAAATGTTTGTTATACATGACTTTACAGTCTGTGTATTTGCATGCTCAGCAGTCGGACTGTGATTTAACcctgtctgtcagtcacagtCGTACTGTGAGTGTTCTAAGGAACTGTACATACTGAATGTCATGTCATCTGTTTCCCAGCCAGGTTTCTGTGTAGTCGACCCCATGTGTGGGGTGGGAACCATCTTAATGGAAGCAGCACAGGAAAACAAGGTCAGGACAGAAAATCACACAGTGCTCCGTTAAAGCTTTCAAGTGTTAAAAAGATGAACGAGAAGGAACATTTAACCACACTTATACAGTTGTTCggctgatgtttgtgtgtattggACGTTGATGCAAAGTAAAATGCTCAGATTTTCACTAACGCCATCTAATGCAAGTTCAACTACACCCCTGGGAGGTTGTAcccaattcccttgtaagtcgctttggataaaagcgtctgctaaatgacatgtaatgtaatacttaTTTTTCCCAAcaccataaaaataaaaactaataataataataataaatacatacatacatagaaatTAATTGGACTAATACTATTCTAATCATGAATGGGATCTTCAGGGTGCCTTTTTCCTGGGAGTGGACATTgatgacagacagctgcagaagGCCAGTGAGAACATAAAGTTTGCAGAGGTGGGAAACAGGATTCACCTACTGAAAG is part of the Solea senegalensis isolate Sse05_10M linkage group LG15, IFAPA_SoseM_1, whole genome shotgun sequence genome and harbors:
- the thumpd2 gene encoding THUMP domain-containing protein 2 codes for the protein MSESRGKGKFVRYYCTAGNGMEPFLTDEVKRKLAAENVCQMPGKVLFSSTEAIDKIIKLKAAERLFLLLKHDSPVRLPAHASPGKAASVLQSTLLGDRNQWTSAVMTWSRLKGELADKQITVDASSLVRDEISEREERRGSAEQMGEEERAHVETGKSAGEQREEESKTRRLKSADERDAHTLEKKRKKEMVQRVDEFSSDEDKGQVLKKKMKMVVDGTEDNEEQAKSNREEDKALLQPSKIKPGFTSSDPVTFRISCKCTGSLSRCFSSTQEVNKVIGLGLGRLLGWKTDLKNPQLEVNVYLSDDHCLLGIPLTRLPLANRSYIKTTGLRATVAWAMASLAQIQPGFCVVDPMCGVGTILMEAAQENKGAFFLGVDIDDRQLQKASENIKFAEVGNRIHLLKASSMMLPLPSASVDAVVCDLPFGRKFGNKANMAANLPVIVTEMERVLCVGGTLVLLLSPQLSFVLKKLLAQKQDTGPTSNLGTKDETGKQDCMSPSLSTKKQQTVQIHQGVKSSPTQETDTETGLHLRLPPAISSLKHQATLRVSLGAIDGLIHKYVKSDVR